The uncultured Roseibium sp. DNA segment TGCGGCCGAGTTCGCCGTCACTGCCGCCTTCCAGGCCTTTCGGATGGATAGTGCGATGGGAGGCGAGGATGGCGCAGTCCATCTTTTCCAGGAAGCGCAGGGTCCGCTTCGTGCCGTCGCCCGCATGCCACTTGCCGGTTCCGCCAGACCCCTTGCGGATATGGAAATCCTCCAGGAGCACGGGGAAGCGGAACTCCAGCACCTCCGGATCGGTCAGGCGCGAGTTGGTCATGTGGACATGGACGCCATCGGTGCCGTTGAAACCGGGACCGGCGGGCGAGCCGGAGCAGATGGTTTCATAGTACTGGTAGGTGTCGTTGCCGAAGGTCAGGTTGTTCATGGTGCCCTGGCTGTTGGCCATGGCACCGAGCGCGGCAAACAGCGCGTTGGTGACGTGCTGCGAGGTTTCCACGTTGCCGGCTACGACGGCGGCCGGATAGGACGGGCGCAGCATGCAGTCGTCCGGCAGGACGATGCGGATCGGCTTGAGGCAGCCGGCGTTCATCGGAATGTCGCCTTCCACCATCACCCGGAAGCAGTAGAGAACGGCCGCGCGGGTCACCGGTTCCGGGGCGTTGAAGTTGTTCGGCTTCACGCCCGAGGTGCCGGTGAAGTCGACGGTCGCCTCGCGGCTTTCCTTGTCGACGGTGATCTTCACCTTGATCACCGAGCCCTGGTCGGTCGGGTATTCGTATTCGCTGTCCTTCAGGGCCGAAATCACCCGGCGGACGCTTTCTTCCGCATTGTCCTGAACGTGGCCCATATAGGCCTGAACCACGTCGAGGCCGAAGTGGGCGACCATTTTCCGCAGTTCCTGGATGCCCTTTTCGTTGGCCGCGATCTGTGCCGACAGATCGGCCACGTTCTGGTGCGGATTGCGGGCCGGGTAGGGGTGGTTGGTGAGCAGTTCCACCAGTTCGGCCTCGCGGAACCGGCCCTGGTCGACGATCTTGAAATTGTCGAACAGGACGCCTTCCTCGTCCACGGTGGTGGCGCGCGGGGTCATGGACCCCGGCGCGGAGCCGCCGACGTCGGCATGGTGACCGCGCGAGGCCGCCCAGAACAGGATTTCCTTGCCATTGTCGTCGAAGACCGGGGAGACCACGGTGATGTCGGGCAGGTGGGTGCCGCCGTTATAGGGCGCGTTGAGGGCGAAGACGTCGCCCGGCTGGATCTGCCCCTTGTTGAGCTTGATTATCGTTTCTACCGAGCGGTCCATGGAGCCCAGGTGCACCGGCATGTGCGGCGCGTTAGCGACCAGGGCGCCATCATGGTCGAAGACCGCGCAGGAGAAGTCGAGCCGCTCTTTGATGTTCACCGAATAGGCGGTGTTCTGCAGGGTCACGCCCATCTGCTCGGCGATCGACATGAACAGGTTGTTGAACACCTCCAGCATGACTGGATCGGCATGGGTGCCGATGGCCTCTGTGCGCGAAAGCGGAACGACGCGGTTGAGGATCACGTGATCCTTGGCGTTGATCTGCGCCTGCCAGCCGGGCTCAACTACGATGGTCGCGTGCGGTTCGATGATCAGCGCCGGACCGTTGACGGTCATGCCGGGTTTGAGCGCGTCGCGCTTGTAGATGTTGCCTTTGTGCCAGGCGCCGTCGGAGAAGAATTTCGTCGCCGTCACCGCTGCGGGGATTTCGCCTGAGAGGCCCAGGTCCGGTTCAGCAATGCCTGCGCCGCCGCCGAAGGTTTCCACCTCCAGAGCCTCGACCACGACCGGCTTTTCCTCATAGGCGAAGCCGAATTGTTTCCTGTGGGCCTCCTCGAAGGCGTAGCGCATGGCGTCGAGGCCCGCGAGATCGACCGGCAGCGGTGTGTCGGTGCCTTCATAGCGCAGATGCACGATGGCACGGGTGTGCCGCGTATCCGGGCCGATCTCCTGGGACTGAAGCTCGGCTTCCGTGATCGCCGCGAGTTCGTCGCGTAGCTTGTCGAGTTCGGGCAGCAGGTTCTGTTCCAGCCGCTTGACCACGGCCTGCTGGCGGCTGGCGCTGATATCGGCCAGGCCCATGCCGTAGGCGGACAGGATGCCGGAGAAGGGGTGTACGATGACCGTAGTCATGCCAAGCGTGTCGGCGACCATGCAACCGGTCTGGCCGCCGGCCCCGCCGAAGCAGGTCAGCGCATATTCGGTGACGTCATAGCCGCGCTGGACGGAGATCTTTTTGATGGCATTGGCCATGTTCTCCACGGCAATCTTCAGGAATCCGTCGGCGACGTCCTCGGGCGACCGGCCGTCGCCGATCTTCTCCGCCAGTTCCGCGAATTTGGTTTTGACGGCGGTTTCATCCAGCGCTTCGTCGCGGTTGGGACCGAAGATCTTCGGGAAGAACTCCGGGGCCAGCTTGCCGGTCATCAGGTTGGCGTCTGTGACCGTCAGCGGGCCGCCGCGGCGATAGCAAGCCGGGCCCGGGTTGGCGCCTGCGGAATCCGGGCCGACCTGGAAACGGCCGTCCTTGTAGTGAAGGATCGAGCCGCCACCGGCCGCGACCGTGTGGATCATCATCATCGGCGCGCGCATGCGCACACCGGCGACTTCCGTTTCGAAGGCGCGTTCATAGTCGCCGTCGAAGTGGCAGACGTCGGTCGAGGTGCCGCCCATGTCGAAGCCGATGATCCTGTCGAAGCCGGCCATCTTGGAGGTTTCGACCGCGCCGACGACGCCGCCGGCCGGACCGGAGAGGATCGCGTCCTTGCCCTGGAACAGGTCGGCTGCGGTCAGGCCGCCCGAGGACTGCATGAACATCAGCCGCGGGCCTTCGCCGAGTTCCTCCTGCACCTGGTTCACGTAGCGGCGCAGGATCGGCGACAGATAGGCGTCGACGATGGTGGTGTCGCCACGGCCGACCAGCTTCATCAGCGGCGAGACCTTGTGGGAAACCGAAATCTGCGGGAAGCCGATCTCGCGGGCGATTTCGGCCAGCTTCACCTCGTGATCCGGAAAGGCGTAGGCATGCATCAGCACGATGGCGATGGAGCGGATGCCGTCGTCATAGGCTGCCTGCAGGGCTGCCTTCGCACCGTCGGCATCGAGCGGGGTTTCCAGTGCGCCGTCGGCACGTACGCGCTCGCCGATCTCGTAGACCTGCTCATAGAGCAGTTCCGGCTTGATGATTTCCTTGGCGAAGATGTCGGGTCGGGCCTGGTAGCCGATCTCCAGCGCGTCGCGGAAGCCCTTGGTGATGAAGAGAGCAGTCCGCTCGCCTTTTCGCTCCAGCAGCGCGTTGGTGGCGACTGTGGTACCCATCTTGACGGTGGCGATCATGTCCGACGGAATCGCTTCGCCGGACTCGACGCCCATCAACTCGCGGATGCCCTGGATGGCGGCGTCACGGTAAGCTTCGGGGTTCTCGGACAGCACTTTGTGGGGGTGGATGCCGCCGTCCGGTGCGCGGCCGACGATATCGGTGAAGGTGCCGCCGCGATCGATCCAGAAATCCCACTTGGCCGTCATGTTCTTACCCTCTTTTCGTTGTCGTCGTCCTGCCGGCATGGCTACCGCATTCCCGCGTGTGGCCGCAAATTCCTTATGCCGCCGCCAGCCTTGGCTTGATCATACGTTTACATTTTATCGATAAATTGTCGATGAAAAAATGCTGAAGCGCTCAATTTCCACCTGTTTAGCCGATTTTAAAGCGATCGCCGTACAGTTGGGTCCCTCACTTGTTTATCGGGATAAGCCGGAGATGGCGCAGACTGAAACTGGAAATCCGGCGAACCGGACCGGCGTCCTGGACCGGATCGAGGGCCTTCTCGGCTCCAGGTCTTTGCTTGAAGGTGTCGCCGTCTTTATCCTGTTTGTGTATGCGGCGCGGATCGGCATCGAGCTGGCGAACCGTCCGCTGGGAATTTCGAACAATTTCTTCAGCGACTTCATCGCCTTCTGGAGCGGGTCTCATTTCGCCTTGCAGGGCGATTTCGTGACACCTTACGATTTCGATGCCTTTGTCGACTTCCAGAAGGAGCTGTTCGGCAAGACCGGTCTCGGGTTCTTCAATCCGCCGACCTGGTATCTTTATATCTTCCCCTTCGCCCTCGTTCCCTATCCGGTGGCGGCGATCGCCTTTCAGGTGCTCGGTCTCACATTGTTGTCCTTTGTCTGCGCGCTGCTTGCCAAGCGCCGTCAGGCGGGATGGATGGCACTTGTGTTTCCGGGGGTGCTCTTTTGTGTCCTTTACGGACAGAATGGGATCCTGAACGCCGTGCTGATCGGCGGTGCGATTGCCGGTCTTGAACGGGGGCGTCCGCTTTTGGCGGGTGTCCTGATCGGGCTTCTGGCCTACAAGCCGCATATGGGGTTGCTCATTCCCTTCGCGCTGTTGGCAGGGCGCGAGTACCGGGCGTTTATCTCCGCAGCCCTGATCAGTGTCGGGATCGCCCTGCTCAGTGTGTTGCTTTTCGGGCTGGAGCCATGGATCGCCTTTCTGGCGAGCATGGATTTCGTGAAGACCTGCCTGCTCGAGGCTTGCGTTCCCATGCAGAAATACGCCTCGCCTTACGGCTTTTTGAGGCAGTTGGGCGTAGATGCCCAAATTGCCATGGGGGTGCAGCTTGTCGCGGCTGGAGGTGTTCTCCTCTCGGTCGTCTGGACCTGGTCGCGTCCGGTGCCGATGGCGTTGAAAGGCGCACTGCTGGT contains these protein-coding regions:
- a CDS encoding hydantoinase B/oxoprolinase family protein, encoding MTAKWDFWIDRGGTFTDIVGRAPDGGIHPHKVLSENPEAYRDAAIQGIRELMGVESGEAIPSDMIATVKMGTTVATNALLERKGERTALFITKGFRDALEIGYQARPDIFAKEIIKPELLYEQVYEIGERVRADGALETPLDADGAKAALQAAYDDGIRSIAIVLMHAYAFPDHEVKLAEIAREIGFPQISVSHKVSPLMKLVGRGDTTIVDAYLSPILRRYVNQVQEELGEGPRLMFMQSSGGLTAADLFQGKDAILSGPAGGVVGAVETSKMAGFDRIIGFDMGGTSTDVCHFDGDYERAFETEVAGVRMRAPMMMIHTVAAGGGSILHYKDGRFQVGPDSAGANPGPACYRRGGPLTVTDANLMTGKLAPEFFPKIFGPNRDEALDETAVKTKFAELAEKIGDGRSPEDVADGFLKIAVENMANAIKKISVQRGYDVTEYALTCFGGAGGQTGCMVADTLGMTTVIVHPFSGILSAYGMGLADISASRQQAVVKRLEQNLLPELDKLRDELAAITEAELQSQEIGPDTRHTRAIVHLRYEGTDTPLPVDLAGLDAMRYAFEEAHRKQFGFAYEEKPVVVEALEVETFGGGAGIAEPDLGLSGEIPAAVTATKFFSDGAWHKGNIYKRDALKPGMTVNGPALIIEPHATIVVEPGWQAQINAKDHVILNRVVPLSRTEAIGTHADPVMLEVFNNLFMSIAEQMGVTLQNTAYSVNIKERLDFSCAVFDHDGALVANAPHMPVHLGSMDRSVETIIKLNKGQIQPGDVFALNAPYNGGTHLPDITVVSPVFDDNGKEILFWAASRGHHADVGGSAPGSMTPRATTVDEEGVLFDNFKIVDQGRFREAELVELLTNHPYPARNPHQNVADLSAQIAANEKGIQELRKMVAHFGLDVVQAYMGHVQDNAEESVRRVISALKDSEYEYPTDQGSVIKVKITVDKESREATVDFTGTSGVKPNNFNAPEPVTRAAVLYCFRVMVEGDIPMNAGCLKPIRIVLPDDCMLRPSYPAAVVAGNVETSQHVTNALFAALGAMANSQGTMNNLTFGNDTYQYYETICSGSPAGPGFNGTDGVHVHMTNSRLTDPEVLEFRFPVLLEDFHIRKGSGGTGKWHAGDGTKRTLRFLEKMDCAILASHRTIHPKGLEGGSDGELGRTEVRRLDGTVEVLEGCDQTILEAGEAVTVITPTSGGWGKA
- a CDS encoding glycosyltransferase family 87 protein; translation: MAQTETGNPANRTGVLDRIEGLLGSRSLLEGVAVFILFVYAARIGIELANRPLGISNNFFSDFIAFWSGSHFALQGDFVTPYDFDAFVDFQKELFGKTGLGFFNPPTWYLYIFPFALVPYPVAAIAFQVLGLTLLSFVCALLAKRRQAGWMALVFPGVLFCVLYGQNGILNAVLIGGAIAGLERGRPLLAGVLIGLLAYKPHMGLLIPFALLAGREYRAFISAALISVGIALLSVLLFGLEPWIAFLASMDFVKTCLLEACVPMQKYASPYGFLRQLGVDAQIAMGVQLVAAGGVLLSVVWTWSRPVPMALKGALLVAGAGVASPYFLDYDTALLVVPLVLIARLGVDGGFLRYERVSLFALTAAMFISRGYGVVVPVSLIALAPAGYFLIALRRVFATGNASVSRLPQSLTA